The following nucleotide sequence is from Dehalogenimonas formicexedens.
CACATCAACCGCAGCCTGTCTACCGGGGACATCGTCCGCGCCAGGGTAAGTCATCGAAAATTGCGTTTCCTTCGCCTTCGTCCCCCGGAATCCTTTTACGCTGAACTCGACAAAAAGTTGAAAGGTAGTCTAAATTAATTGAACGTCGAAAAAGCCACTATTAAAGATGCCCCCCAGATCCAAAAACTGGTGAATTCTTTTGCCGAACGCGGTCAGATGCTGGCCCGGCCGCTGGTTGAGATCTATGAAAACCTAAGGGACTTTTTCGTCGTTCGGGAAGCAGGCAATGTTATAGCCTGCGCCGCCCTGCACATCAGCTGGTCTGACCTGGCAGAAGTGAAATCTCTTGCGGTCGAGGCTTCTCATCACCGCCAGGGAATCGGCGACGCATTAGTGTCAGCATGTATTGATGAAGCAGCGGAATTAGGCATCACTACCGTTTTCTGCCTGACATATCAGCCGGTGTTCTTCGGTAAATGCGGTTTCAAAGAAGTAGAAAAAAAGGAACTGCCTCACAAGGTCTGGGGCGAATGCTATCGCTGTCCCAAGTTCCCTGACTGTGACGAATCGGCGATGACATTCGCCATCGGGGCGACAGCCGATGTCTGATCACAACGTTTTAAGTGAAATCAAGTTCGCCGGCCATTTTCGCGTTCGGCAGGACACTTTCGCCAGTTCAACAGGCGAGATCAAAACCCGGGATATAGTCGAGTACCCTGAAGCGGTCGCGATGGTGGCTGTAGATAACGGCGGCAATTTCATCCTGGAGAAACAGTACCGTCATGCGGCCGGGCGCGAACTCTTGGAAATCCCGGCGGGTGGGATAGACTCTGGAGAAACCCCCGAACAGGCAGTGTGCCGCGAGACGCAGGAAGAGACCGGATACCTGCCAAAGACGGTTGAACACCTCACCAGTTTTTATTCGGCGCCAGGATATTCAACCGAAATTCTTCATGTTTACCTGGTAAATAACCTGGTTGAAAGTCGGTTGACAGCCGAGGACTCCGATGAGATCACGCTGGTGCGGATGTCCAGAGCAGAAGTAGTGAAATCTATAAGGAACGGCGCTATTCGCGACGGCAAAAGCATAGCGG
It contains:
- a CDS encoding N-acetyltransferase; amino-acid sequence: MNVEKATIKDAPQIQKLVNSFAERGQMLARPLVEIYENLRDFFVVREAGNVIACAALHISWSDLAEVKSLAVEASHHRQGIGDALVSACIDEAAELGITTVFCLTYQPVFFGKCGFKEVEKKELPHKVWGECYRCPKFPDCDESAMTFAIGATADV
- a CDS encoding NUDIX hydrolase, whose protein sequence is MSDHNVLSEIKFAGHFRVRQDTFASSTGEIKTRDIVEYPEAVAMVAVDNGGNFILEKQYRHAAGRELLEIPAGGIDSGETPEQAVCRETQEETGYLPKTVEHLTSFYSAPGYSTEILHVYLVNNLVESRLTAEDSDEITLVRMSRAEVVKSIRNGAIRDGKSIAGLLYYFNVIGSA